In the Sus scrofa isolate TJ Tabasco breed Duroc chromosome 8, Sscrofa11.1, whole genome shotgun sequence genome, ATTTGACTGTTTGATTGTGAGCCAGTCAGCGTATGCCTGGTACTAGCTGTATTTATTTAACTATAATTATTTGCAAGTAAGTTAATAATCTCTGAACTTAAGGtatacatctttaaaatgaaaaacttcaatTTCCTTAGGTCATGGATCAGAAAGAACATAAGTTGAATGGGAAGGTGATTGATCCTAAAAGGGCCAAAGCCATGAAAACAAAAGAGcctgttaaaaaaatttttgttggtgGCCTTTCTCCAGATACACCTGAAGAGAAAATAAGGGAGTACTTTGGTGGTTTTGGTGAGGTATGTGATAATATTTTGACCCAGTTTTTGTCAAAATTAGTGTGAATATTACAGTCACATTAAGGGCTTTTCACAGAGTTTTCCAAAGTTGTTTTGGATTTTGGACAGATGACGTGATTTGTTTGGAAACAGGATAGTATAAATACTTTAGGATCGGGTCTTTAAAGGCTGCATTTCTTAGTTTATTGAGGAACTGTTTTCTGCATAGCATCACTGGGCACAGGATATGCGGAGATGCAGGAGACATTCTTGGAGTTCTGGATtagttgaagaaattaaaaaagaggaggaggtcTAGATAAGATTAATTGAGATGTAGAAGAATGAACGGTTTGGTTgagaacaggaaagaaaggaacTAAGAAGAGAGGGTAGTGCCTTCTCAACCGAAGCACATGCACATGTGCAAATCTTACAAGGCTCATCGTAGACTGAGATGGTGGGATTCTTTTTATGACTCCGGGATTTAAATCTAAGAAGAGGAACGGCCTGTGGCCCCAGATATATATCCTTGGTTTGATTCAAACAGAATGTGGAgtgtattttgttgttagtatttAGGAATTGAGATGTTTTCCCACAAGAATCTGGAGGATATCCAGCTTTTCTTAAACATTTGTGAGAACAAAAGCAGcattgcagctgccttcttagtgGCAACAGCCGTCTTGAGATGAGTCCACCgaccttcctctcttctccaggTTTCAGGGATCTTTACTCTGCCCCATTTCCCCTTGAATACTGTCattttagtctctttttttaaaagaattgtttctggagttcccgtcatggctcagtggttaatgaatctgactaggaacgatgaggttgcgggttcgatccctgcccttgctcagtgggttaaggacccggcgttgccgtgagctggggtgtaggttgcagacgcggctgggatcccgagttgccgtgtctatggcgtaggccggcagctacagctccgatttgacgcctcgcctgggaatttccacatgccgagggagcggccctagaaaagacaaaaaaaaccacattgacTGTTTCCTTCTGCTTGTGCTTGGTGGGCATTTGAATTTGTGACCCTTGAATTAGGTAGCAAATGTcagtatctgtgaagctttttttTCTACAGGTTGGTTTAAAGACTTTAGGTGGAATGCctattctaatttgaaaatatttgtagagGTTAGAATAAACAGGAAGAGAGACACAGCAGAATAGAGTTTGAGGGccaaatctttgttttctttgtgcgTTTCCCCACTAAACTTGTGCTCTTATTTATCAATAACATGCAAACTAAGGtatgaaaactttttttgatACTAGGTTGAATCCATAGAGCTCCCCATGGACAACAAGACCAATAAGAGGCGTGGATTCTGCTTTATTACCTTTAAGGAAGAGGAACCAGTGAAGAAGATAATGGAGAAGAAATACCACAATGTTGGTCTTAGTAAAGTAAGTTAAGCATCCATTCGTGTGCTTGTGCTTTAAAGATGTCCTGTCGGCTCCTTCCTTATCAAAgtcattttttggcttttttttgcttttatggggCAGCAGGAGGGAAACTTTGGTTTTTAGGTAATTTTTGTCTAGGCTTTACCAAAAGATACTTTTTTGAGAAACCTGATAAGTAGAAGGTAGTAACACATTCAGGCAAATACTTGGACACATCAGAAGTGATTATGTCTCTAAGTACTGATGACTGATTTAACTGACAAACTGATTTTGAAGAACGTATCAAATCAGCCAACTGTGTTTTACACAGTTCTGGCGATTAGATTTTTCTGGAGTCAGTATAATaacatcatttttctctttgtagtgTGAAATAAAAGTAGCCATGTCAAAGGAACAGTATCAGCAACAGCAGCAGTGGGGATCTAGAGGAGGATTTGCAGGAAGAGCTCGTGGAAGAGGTGGTGGTAAGCTCGAGCCTACGTTTACTCTGTCTTAagcttttctactttttaaattatcctGAAGTAAAGATCTTTGCTGATCTTCTGACTTTAGTGAACCTATTAATGTGCTGCAGGCCCCAGTCAAAACTGGAACCAGGGATATAGTAACTATTGGAATCAAGGCTATGGCAACTATGGATATAACAGCCCAGGTTACGGTGGTTATGGAGGATATGACTACACGGGTTACAACAACTACTATGGATATGGTGATTATAGCAGTAAGTACTATACTTTTTATATTAACTgctatttgacatttattttgtacAAATTTGGCTAGGTAGAAAGGTTAGTGTAGCCTTGCCAAGTGCAAACGTCTTCAGGTTTCAAATTCCTGGAAACTTGGAACTGCAGCCATTCTACTGCGAGGCCCCTCCCAGCCCGCGCCACATGCACACTGTAAGGGAAGGGTGTATGTGTGCTCTGCGTCCGGAGGCTGGGGTTTAAAGCCTTTATGGTTAGGTCAGGTCTCGAAGCTCAGGGTATCCTAAATGTCACTTCCGGACCAACCAGTAATCTTGGCGTGATGTGTCTTAATCCTGTAAAATTGAAGACTAGCGCCTGTTGCCAGCACATTGTATCCTCACCGTAAGAAAATTAGGTAGAAATTCTTAGGACAGTTAAGCTGGagcaaaaaaaaccttgaaatttaGACGTGGAAAGCCCTGCCTTCGTTTTGCAACTCCGTATGTTGCTCTTCTAACCTGTGGGGCCTTGGCTCCTCAGGGAAAGGGGCCCTGCTGGGGAAGTCTTCGATTCTTTTGGAGGAGAGTGGTTGCATTGATTGCATTGTTTTAAGTGGTGATTCTCTTCCTTGGTTAGACCAGTTCTTGGAATCATATCCTTTTCCTAGGTGACTAGGCCTGCTGCACAATAATAGGCTaactaaagtcagaagaaggtcAGCAAAGATGGATGGGTGAGATTGGCCCTTTGCTTAGAAGGGCAGAGATAAAAAGCAATGTTTGTGATTGACAAAAATCTTCTGTTCTAAATTTTAAGTTGGTTTTACGTGGTGGTTGTGAAAGGGCCTGCTTTGAAGCTCAAAACCTTTAAATTGTAAAGGTTAAAggattatttcccattttatgtaaGCAATCAGGTAATCACCCCATGCCGAATGCTGATTTAACTGACAAACTGATTTTGAAGAACGTATCAAATCAGCGTATCAAATGTAGACATTCAGTACATACTTGTTAAACGATTGGACAGGGGGATTTTTCACATTGGGAAGGTGATTCttaatttttgatattatttaaaGTTAGGCACTGTTCTTATTAATGTGTAAACCACTGCAGATCTGGTTCtaacactttttttattttagaccaGCAGAGTGGTTATGGGAAAGTATCCAGGCGAGGTGGTCATCAAAATAGCTACAAACCATACTAAATTATTCCATTTGCAACTTATCCCCAACAGGTATGTTCTAAAAATAgtttcattatcattttaaagtaGTTTATATACTCTATATTGTACTTAAAATACTGTTTACTATTCTAGAGTTTCACAGCACCCAGAAGTGCTTATCGTATTATAACATAGTGACTTTTCAAGATATGTAACACAGGCGCTTTTTTaagctttttgccttttttgtcctATTATTAACAAGTCAGTAAAGTT is a window encoding:
- the HNRNPD gene encoding heterogeneous nuclear ribonucleoprotein D0 isoform X4 — translated: MSEEQFGGDGAAAAATAAVGGSAGEQEGAMVAAAPGAAAAAGSGAGTGGGTAAAGTEGGSAESEGAKIDASKNEEDEGKMFIGGLSWDTTKKDLKDYFSKFGEVVDCTLKLDPITGRSRGFGFVLFKESESVDKVMDQKEHKLNGKVIDPKRAKAMKTKEPVKKIFVGGLSPDTPEEKIREYFGGFGEVESIELPMDNKTNKRRGFCFITFKEEEPVKKIMEKKYHNVGLSKCEIKVAMSKEQYQQQQQWGSRGGFAGRARGRGGDQQSGYGKVSRRGGHQNSYKPY
- the HNRNPD gene encoding heterogeneous nuclear ribonucleoprotein D0 isoform X2 translates to MSEEQFGGDGAAAAATAAVGGSAGEQEGAMVAAAPGAAAAAGSGAGTGGGTAAAGTEGGSAESEGAKIDASKNEEDEGKMFIGGLSWDTTKKDLKDYFSKFGEVVDCTLKLDPITGRSRGFGFVLFKESESVDKVMDQKEHKLNGKVIDPKRAKAMKTKEPVKKIFVGGLSPDTPEEKIREYFGGFGEVESIELPMDNKTNKRRGFCFITFKEEEPVKKIMEKKYHNVGLSKCEIKVAMSKEQYQQQQQWGSRGGFAGRARGRGGGPSQNWNQGYSNYWNQGYGNYGYNSPGYGGYGGYDYTGYNNYYGYGDYSNQQSGYGKVSRRGGHQNSYKPY
- the HNRNPD gene encoding heterogeneous nuclear ribonucleoprotein D0 isoform X1 — encoded protein: MSEEQFGGDGAAAAATAAVGGSAGEQEGAMVAAAPGAAAAAGSGAGTGGGTAAAGTEGGSAESEGAKIDASKNEEDEGHSNSSPRHTEAATAQREEWKMFIGGLSWDTTKKDLKDYFSKFGEVVDCTLKLDPITGRSRGFGFVLFKESESVDKVMDQKEHKLNGKVIDPKRAKAMKTKEPVKKIFVGGLSPDTPEEKIREYFGGFGEVESIELPMDNKTNKRRGFCFITFKEEEPVKKIMEKKYHNVGLSKCEIKVAMSKEQYQQQQQWGSRGGFAGRARGRGGGPSQNWNQGYSNYWNQGYGNYGYNSPGYGGYGGYDYTGYNNYYGYGDYSNQQSGYGKVSRRGGHQNSYKPY
- the HNRNPD gene encoding heterogeneous nuclear ribonucleoprotein D0 isoform X3, which codes for MSEEQFGGDGAAAAATAAVGGSAGEQEGAMVAAAPGAAAAAGSGAGTGGGTAAAGTEGGSAESEGAKIDASKNEEDEGHSNSSPRHTEAATAQREEWKMFIGGLSWDTTKKDLKDYFSKFGEVVDCTLKLDPITGRSRGFGFVLFKESESVDKVMDQKEHKLNGKVIDPKRAKAMKTKEPVKKIFVGGLSPDTPEEKIREYFGGFGEVESIELPMDNKTNKRRGFCFITFKEEEPVKKIMEKKYHNVGLSKCEIKVAMSKEQYQQQQQWGSRGGFAGRARGRGGDQQSGYGKVSRRGGHQNSYKPY